One genomic region from Macrobrachium rosenbergii isolate ZJJX-2024 chromosome 1, ASM4041242v1, whole genome shotgun sequence encodes:
- the ago gene encoding LOW QUALITY PROTEIN: F-box/WD repeat-containing protein 7 (The sequence of the model RefSeq protein was modified relative to this genomic sequence to represent the inferred CDS: inserted 2 bases in 1 codon): MDVLFTNLLQLEHGKKTLNHEQNDVMMGDRVVDINVATVEELETLVGVGRAKAEAIVTTRTSVVEFNTIDDLLLVPGIGKSLLEQNRGVLVCSVPGGAPVTRHSTFRRSLRRASQDVRLRGDLVGKIEDNSGEGLGNLTVCASGQAVKPTRVGARESSLSESTDCVVEQPCVTQGVICKSEQNSKDNVKLDVKTEKRAEELKDKVEDDTDQEDDTSDFCDCCLEDLNEQDDGDEDDFIDVPLLENDGDQDNEDESVVIMNSDDLVNTGPVVKVNSDSHIYHNNSARNDRTCGGSVVSGGLGTDTPHEDVPPELPIKIQTLASQQLTDGEDSEEEDFEGEELDKEEEGQMEEGGAEDDSDDYMTVDPPTSPHTDKKQIKRKSEVCSDTKGVCPVKKSCKAVESGGESSRRKMCGLAAHKVSPPPAGLKSWLAKYQTWSPAQKLHALDSLIDVCDLNQVRHIHQIILPQFQRDFISLLPKELALYVLGFLPPKDLLRAAQTCKYWNILAADNLLWREKCREAGIDDHMIIMDRRRRKGTSVSHVSPFKKMNLATTLYAHPRVLKGHDDHVITCLQFSGNTIVSGSDDNTLKVWNATSGKCMRTLTGHTGGVWSSQMSDNLIVSGSTDRMLRVWNAETGDCIHTLYGHTSTVRCLHLHGSNSRRSRTLQSLFALNRPVEYSPIIKMETQRLHVVSGSLDTSIRVWDVETGQCRHTLMGHQSLTSGMELKNNILISGNADSTVKVWDIVSGQCLQTLSGPNKHRSAVTCLQFNNKFVVTSSDDGTVKLWDVRTGEFIRNLVALESXNIRWGKKKEASDTKLVCAVGSRNGTEETKLLVLDFDVAENLK, encoded by the exons ATGGACGTACTTTTCACCAACTTGTTACAGTTAGAGCATGGAAAGAAAACTCTCAATCATGAGCAA AATGATGTTATGATGGGTGATCGAGTTGTGGACATCAATGTTGCTACAGTGGAGGAATTGGAGACATTGGTGGGCGTTGGCCGAGCAAAAGCTGAGGCCATTGTCACCACTCGTACT TCTGTAGTAGAGTTCAACACCATTGATGACCTCCTCCTGGTCCCAGGGATTGGCAAGAGCTTACTAGAACAAAACAGAGGCGTGTTGGTGTGCAGCGTTCCTGGTGGTGCACCCGTCACCAGGCACAGCACATTTCGACGCAGCCTAAGGCGTGCATCTCAGGACGTCAGACTCCGAGGAGATTTAGTAGGGAAGATAGAAGACAATTCTGGGGAGGGTTTGGGGAATCTTACCGTTTGTGCCTCAGGTCAGGCTGTGAAGCCTACACGCGTCGGTGCACGAGAGTCGAGTCTCTCGGAAAGCACTGACTGCGTTGTGGAGCAACCTTGTGTCACGCAGGGTGTCATATGTAAAAGCGAACAAAATTCCAAGGACAATGTGAAGTTAGATGTAAAAACCGAGAAAAGAGCCGAAGAGTTAAAAGACAAAGTGGAAGATGACACAGACCAAGAAGATGACACAAGTGATTTTTGTGACTGTTGTCTAGAAGATTTGAATGAacaagatgatggtgatgaggatGATTTTATTGATGTACCTTTGTTAGAAAATGATGGTGATCAAGACAATGAGGATGAATCTGTGGTTATAATGAATAGTGATGACTTAGTAAATACTGGACCAGTAGTTAAGGTGAATAGTGattcacatatatatcataacaacAGTGCCAGAAACGATCGTACCTGTGGCGGTTCCGTGGTAAGTGGAGGCTTGGGCACTGACACTCCTCATGAGGATGTGCCCCCCGAGTTACCAATTAAAATTCAAACTTTGGCATCTCAGCAGCTCACGGACGGAGaagattcagaagaagaagatttcGAAGGAGAGGAACTGGATAAGGAGGAAGAAGGCCAAATGGAAGAAGGTGGTGCTGAAGACGATTCGGATGATTACATGACAGTTGATCCCCCCACCTCACCGCATACTGATAAAAAACAG ATCAAAAGGAAGTCTGAAGTGTGTTCAGATACTAAAGGAGTGTGCCCGGTGAAGAAGTCATGTAAAGCAGTTGAAAGTGG gggGGAAAGCAGCCGAAGAAAAATGTGTGGGTTGGCAGCGCATAAGGTATCCCCACCTCCTGCTGGGCTCAAGTCCTGGTTAGCAAAATATCAAACATGGTCACCAGCACAAAAGCTCCATGCGTTAGATTCGTTAATTGATGTTTGTGATTTAAATCAA gtcAGGCATATCCACCAGATTATTCTACCCCAGTTCCAGCGAGATTTCATCTCACTTTTACCAAAGGAGCTAGCGCTGTATGTGCTTGGCTTCTTGCCTCCAAAAGACCTGTTAAGGGCAGCTCAAACttgtaaatattggaatatattagCCGCTGATAATCTCCTATGGAGAGAAAAATGCCGGGAGGCAGGTATTGATGATCACATGATTATCATGGACCGCAGACGGAGGAAAGGCACCAGTGTCAGTCACGTTTCTCCATTCAAG AAAATGAATCTGGCGACAACGCTTTACGCCCACCCTCGGGTGCTGAAAGGCCATGATGACCATGTTATCACATGTCTCCAATTTTCTGGTAATACCATAGTGTCAGGTTCTGACGATAACACGCTTAAGGTGTGGAATGCCACATCGGGGAAG tgtaTGAGAACTTTAACTGGTCACACGGGTGGTGTTTGGTCATCTCAGATGTCAGATAACCTCATAGTTAGTGGGAGTACAGACCGTATGCTTCGAGTTTGGAATGCTGAGACGGGCGAttgtattcatacattatatgGGCACACGTCGACCGTTAGGTGTCTTCACTTGCATGGAAGCAA TTCTCGTCGCTCTCGGACGCTGCAAAGTCTGTTTGCATTAAACCGACCTGTAGAGTATTCACCCATCATTAAAATGGAG ACTCAACGTTTGCATGTAGTTAGTGGGTCTCTCGACACCAGCATCAGAGTTTGGGATGTGGAGACTGGTCAGTGTCGTCATACTCTAATGGGCCACCAGTCTCTTACATCGGGCATGGAACTCAAGAACAACATATTAATATCTGGCAATGCTGACTCCACTGTTAAAGTATGGGACATCGTGTCAGGCCAGTGTCTACAAACGCTTTCAG GTCCTAATAAACATCGATCAGCAGTGACGTGTTTGCAGTTCAATAATAAATTTGTTGTTACATCATCTGATGATGGCACAGTGAAATTGTGGGATGTGCGAACGGGAGAATTTATAAGAAACTTGGTGGCTCTTGAATC AAACATCAGgtggggtaaaaaaaaagaagcgtcaGATACCAAACTCGTGTGTGCAGTTGGAAGTCGAAATGGAACCGAAGAGACAAAACTTCTTGTGTTAGACTTTGATGTGGCGGAAAACCTCAAGTGA